The Xenopus tropicalis strain Nigerian chromosome 7, UCB_Xtro_10.0, whole genome shotgun sequence genome includes a region encoding these proteins:
- the has1l gene encoding hyaluronan synthase 1 encodes MKEEQLWLGVVRRILTFGFACLVLTGVTWAFADSIPLVTDEFRILAFGIYGAFLSVHLVIQSLFAFLEHRKMKRDDNICTYTKMVALTISAFQEDPVYLRECLESVKNTHYPPDKLKVIMVIDGNSPEDQYMMDMFKEVFAGEDIGTICWQNNYHSWKPENAAKSPETAQQDENDTIARSQQEQSDDLPETTIDADYEIEVEDPELGEVEHLIKSKRCVCIMQKWGGKREVMYTAFKALGESVDYVQVCDSDTKLDPLATLELVKVLESNDRYGAVGGDVRILNLEESYISFMSSLRYWIAFNVERACQSYFDCVSCISGPLGLYRNDLLQTFLESWYNQKFLGTHCTFGDDRHLTNRMLSIGYATKYTARSKCFSETPAQFLRWLNQQTRWTKSYFREWLYNSLWWHKHHLWMTYESVIAGIFPFFVTATVVRLFFSCHLWDIVWVLICVQLIATVKALYACLLRGNPIMIFMSLYAILYMGGLLPSKYFALITMNKSSWGTSGRKKIVGNYIPLLPLSIWGAILFTGILYTIVMMSLCTSCRLIEAEKRYLIYGSAFYLGYWALMFLLYWLWVKRTCRRRTDDYDLQGYT; translated from the exons ATGAAAGAAGAACAGTTATGGCTCGGGGTTGTGCGCAGGATATTAACCTTTGGATTTGCCTGCTTGGTGTTGACTGGAGTGACTTGGGCTTTTGCCGACAGCATTCCTTTAGTTACGGACGAGTTTCGTATCTTGGCCTTCGGCATTTATGGAGCATTTCTTAGCGTCCATCTTGTGATTCAGAGCTTATTTGCCTTCTTGGAACACAGGAAGATGAAACGAGATGATAACATCTGCACTTACACCAAAATGGTGGCCCTGACCATATCAGCCTTCCAGGAAGACCCGGTCTATCTACGAGAATGTCTGGAGTCCGTCAAAAACACTCACTATCCACCGGACAAGCTGAAAGTCATCATGGTCATTGACGGTAACAGCCCTGAAGACCAATACATGATGGACATGTTCAAAGAGGTGTTTGCCGGGGAGGATATAGGAACAATCTGCTGGCAGAACAACTACCATTCTTGGAAGCCAGAAAACGCTGCAAAGAGCCCGGAAACTGCCCAACAGGATGAAAACGATACCATAGCCAGAAGCCAGCAGGAACAGTCCGATGATCTGCCAGAGACCACTATCGACGCGGACTATGAGATCGAGGTTGAGGATCCCGAGCTTGGCGAGGTTGAGCATCTGATCAAATCCAAGCGATGTGTCTGCATTATGCAGAAATGGGGGGGAAAGAGAGAAGTCATGTACACGGCTTTCAAAGCCCTCGGGGAGTCAGTGGATTATGTTCAG GTTTGTGACTCAGACACCAAGCTGGACCCACTGGCGACACTTGAGCTTGTTAAAGTCCTAGAATCTAATGACCGTTATGGAGCAGTGGGAGGTGACGTGAGGATCTTGAATCTAGAAGAATCCTACATCAGCTTTATGAGCAGCCTCAGATACTGGATTGCTTTTAATGTGGAGAGAGCCTGCCAGTCCTACTTTGACTGTGTTTCCTGTATCAGTGGACCACTTG GTCTTTATCGAAATGACCTTCTCCAAACTTTCCTTGAGTCGTGGTACAATCAGAAGTTTTTGGGGACTCACTGCACTTTTGGAGATGACCGCCACCTAACTAATCGAATGTTGAGCATTGGTTACGCGACTAA GTACACCGCACGTTCCAAGTGCTTTTCGGAAACCCCTGCACAGTTCCTGCGCTGGTTGAACCAACAGACCCGCTGGACCAAGTCCTACTTCAGAGAGTGGCTCTACAACTCCTTGTGGTGGCACAAGCACCATCTCTGGATGACCTACGAGTCGGTCATTGCAGGCATTTTCCCGTTTTTCGTCACTGCCACTGTGGTGCGGCTATTCTTCAGCTGCCATCTGTGGGACATAGTGTGGGTCCTGATCTGCGTCCAGCTCATTGCTACAGTCAAAGCCCTTTATGCCTGCCTGCTCAGGGGCAACCCCATTATGATATTTATGTCCCTTTATGCCATCTTGTACATGGGTGGGCTCCTACCTTCAAAGTACTTTGCCCTAATTACCATGAACAAGAGCAGCTGGGGCACCTCAGGGAGGAAGAAGATTGTGGGAAATTACATACCCCTCCTTCCGTTATCTATTTGGGGGGCTATCCTCTTTACAGGGATTCTTTACACAATCGTTATGATGTCACTATGCACTTCCTGTAGACTTATCGAGGCAGAGAAACGGTACCTGATCTACGGCTCAGCTTTCTACCTCGGCTATTGGGCATTGATGTTCCTTCTCTACTGGTTGTGGGTCAAACGCACCTGTAGGAGGAGGACAGACGATTATGACCTTCAGGGATATACATAA